The DNA segment ATGAGTGCTGCAGAAGCTTGTGCTTATGGTCTAATTGACGAAGTTATAGAAAAACACAAATAAGAAATTAATATGATTAGAGAAATTATTACATATCCAAATAAATTACTTCGAACAAAGTCTCAAGATGTTGAAAAGTTTGATGAAGAACTTCATACTCTTTTGGATGATATGTATGAAACTATGATAGCAGCATCTGGAGTTGGATTAGCTGCTATTCAAGTTGCAATTCCTAAAAATATACTTATTATTAATATCCCAAATGAAGAAGATATTCAAGATAAGAATGATCTTATTGAAGCTATAAATCCAAAGATTACACATAAAGATGGTGTTCAAGTTTTTACTGAAGGTTGTCTTAGTGTTCCTGGATTTAGTGAAGATGTAACAAGAGCAAAACATATTATTGTTGAATATTATAATAGATTTGGAGAAAAACAGACTATGGAATGTGAAGATTTTTTAGCTGTTGCTTGGCAACATGAAATGGAACATTTAGAAGGTCACGTTTTTATAGAAAACTTATCTTTTACAAAAAGACAAAAGTTTGAAAAAGAGTGGAAAAAGAAATTAAAAGAGAAAAAATAATTTCTCTTTTAAATCCCTTTTTTTAGTATATTTATTATTAAAACTAACAAAAATCCGTTTGTAAATCCCCAAACTATCCAAAAAAATATTTTTTCAAATTTTGATACAAAAATATCTTTAAAATTATAAGGACAAGCTTTTATTGCTAAATAAAAAAAGATTGCTATAGCAATTAAAAAACTGTAAATATTTACTTGTCCAAAAAGTATAGTTAAAAATGAGAAAAATGGAGCAAATACAGTAAGAGCAAAGAATTTTCCATATTTTTTTCTTTTTGTTGTCCCATTAAAGTAGCCTACTGTAAAACCACAATTTGGACAAATTGTTCCCATTCTTGATAGAATTTCTGCTTCACAATCGGGACAGTTCATAGTTGATGACATATAAAATCCTAATTTTTTGGTTTATTATATCACCTAATGTTTTAAACGAATCATATTATTTTATATTTTATTAATAATTATATATAATAAAAAAAATTATTTATGTAAAATTTATGAGAATTATAAAATCAGCAGTTCAAGATTTAATTGATGCAACAGTTGTCGAAGTTGAAGCAAGTTTTACAAAAGGGATGCCTAGTTTTACGATTGTAGGTATGGTTAATACAAGTATAAATGAATTCTAAGTAATATTAACCAATTAACTTACTAAATACTATTTCCCTATAAATCATACATCTAAAATATAAAATATTTCTAATCATAAACTAAAAAACTATTCTAAGTTATATTAACTATGAAATATAAAAATAATAATAAATTTCATCTCATTTTGTGAATTTTCTTTAGTAGTATCTTTTTTTAATTATAGAATTAACTAACAAAAAATATAAGGAGTTTAAATGTTAGTTAAAACTAAAAAGGGAATTACAATTTGTACTTTATTTGATAATGAAACTATCACACTAGATGATTCATTAGAATTATCTTTTAGAAGCATTAATAAAATTCTGAAAGTTGCACGAACTATTGCAGATATAAATGGAAATGAACTTATTACAAAAAATGATTTATTAAAAAGTCTAAATTTTAGAAGAAGATAAAAATTATCCTTGACAAATTGAAAAAAATAAAATATACTTCAATAATTAATTTTAAAAAAAGGAGAGTAATATGAAAATATTTATTTCTAAAAGCAATTTCATTGAAAGTTCAAGCTCTTCTTTGCTCCTCAATTTCTCACTCTAATCGTATATTTTACAACTAAAATAAAATCGTATTTTTAAAATCTGTTTTTCTTTTTTTATTTAAAAAAAGATATAATCAATTAAGAAACTAAAAGGTAAATATTATGGATAAAAATAAAATTATAGTATTTGATACTACTTTAAGAGATGGAGAGCAAAGTCCAGGGTGTTCTATGAACACTGAAGAAAAAATTAGAGTTGCTTTACAGTTAGAAAAATTAGGTGTTGATGTTATTGAAGCTGGTTTTGCAGCTGCAAGTCCTGGTGATTTTGATGCAGTTAGCCAAATAGCAAAGATAGTTAAAAATTCAAGAATTTGTTCATTAAGTAGAGCTGTTGAAAATGATATCAAGCAAGCAGGTCTAGCAGTTTCTCATGCACCAAAACATAGAATTCATACATTTATAGCAACTTCACCAATTCATATGAAATATAAATTAAAAATGAGTGAAGAGGAAGTTATAAAAAGAGCGATTCATGCTGTAGAGTATGCAAGAACTTTTGTAGATGATGTTGAATTTTCTTTAGAAGATGCTGGGAGAAGTGAAATTTCATTTATGAAAGAGGTTATGGATGCTGTTATTAATGCAGGTGCGAAAACTATAAACTTACCAGACACTGTTGGGTATAGATTACCGACTGAATTAGGTGCAATGGTAAAAGAATTAAGTGCATATGCGGGAGATAGAGCAATAATTTCAGTTCATAATCACAACGATTTAGGATTAGCAACGGCAAACACTTTAGCAGCTGTTTTAAATGGTGCAAGACAAATTGAAGTTACAATAAATGGTTTAGGTGAAAGAGCTGGAAATTCTGCTTTAGAAGAAGCTGTTATGGCTATTAAAGTGAGAAAAGATGTATTTAGAGATTTATATACTTCAATAAATACACCTGAGATTTATGCAACTTCTAGATTAGTTGCAACAATTACTGGAGTTGAACCACAACAAAATAAAGCGATTGTTGGTAAAAATGCATTTTCTCATGAAAGTGGAATACACCAAGATGGTGTTTTAAAACATCAAGAAACATATGAAATTATGAAACCTAGTGATGTTGGAGTTATAAAAGATAGTACTTTAATTTTAGGAAAACATAGTGGTAGAGCAGCATTTAAAGATAAAATTGCTCAATTAGGATTTGATAAAGTTAGTGATGAACAGTTAAATAGTGCATTTGAAAGATTTAAAGTATTAGCTGATAAGAAAAAAGATATTACTGATGATGATGTTAGAATGTTAATTACGGATGAAGCATTAAATCATGATAAAATTTATGAGTTAGTTGGATTACAAATAAGTGATTGTTCTAGTGGTATGCCTACAGCTGCTGTTTCAATTAAATTTGAGGGTGAAATAATCAAAGATGCTGGTTTAGGAGATGGTACAATGGATGCTATCTTTAAAACTATTGATAGATTAACAGGGTACTCTGGAGAGTTAAAGGATTATAAAGTTATATCTGTAAGTGAAGGTAAAGATGCTCTTGCAAAAGTAACAACAAGAGTTAGTTTTGATGATACGACTCCTGCATTTGTAGGACATGGTTTAAGTATAGATACTATGCTTGCTACTGCAAATGCTTATATTGGTGCATTAAATTCATATTTATCTCAAAAAAATAGACTTACAAAAAATTGTGGTCATCAGGTATGAAAAGATAGGTTTACTCCTATCTTTTATAAATATATGATAGAGTTAAATACAAAAGAAGAAATTTTAGAGATTTTAGAAAAAAATAAATCTGTATTGTTATATTTTGGAGCAACAAATTGTGGAGTTTGTGAAGTTTTAAAACCAAAAATTGAACATGAAGTTTCTAAAAATTTTTCAAAAATTAAACAAATTTACATAAATAGTACTAAGAACTTTGAGCTAGCAAGCTATTTTAATATATTTACTGCGCCTACAATTTTAGTTTTTTTTGAAAAAAAAGAGTTTAAAAGATATGGAAGAAATATTAGTTTAAATATTTTTAATGATGAAATAAATAGATTATATGAGATGGTGTTTTAATGATAAGAGCTTTGATTGTTGTAGTTTTGATTTTTGCTGCTATGCAGTTTATAAGACCTGAAAAAGTTGTGTATAAAGATGATATTTCAAATGAAATAATTGCTCCAGCTGAGATTAAAGAAATATTTGTAAGAGCTTGTTATGATTGTCATTCAAATAAGATTGATTATCCTTGGTACTCATATGTTGCACCATTTTCTTGGGTTGTTACAAACCATACTAATGAAGGAACTAGAGCCTTGAATTTCTCAAATTGGGAAAAATATAATTATGTTCAAAAAAATGAGAAATTAAAAGCTATTTATAGAACGGTTTATTCATCAATGCCGCTTCCTGCATATACATTACTTCATAAAGATGCTGAACTTACGAAACAAGAAAGAGAATTAATTAGAGATTGGACTGGAGTTAGAAAATAGTGAGAGAAGAGGTTGCTGAACTTTTAGAAAATAGAAGTGAACTTCTAACTATTACATATTTTAAACTTCAAAAGTTATTTGAACAAAAGTATGGTCAAAATGCTTTAGTTCTTATGGAAATTGGAACTTTTTTTGAAGTATACGAAGTAAATAATGATAAAGAGCAAATAGGAAAAGCAAAAGAGATAGCTGAACTTTTAAATATCCAGCTAACAAGAAAAAATAAATCTATTTTAGAAAATTCAAAAGAAAATCCTATTATGGCGGGTGTCCCTGCAATTTCATTTGAAAAACATCTTGCAAGAATTATTGCTGAGCAAAAGTATACAATTGCAATAATCAGACAAAAAGGTACGCCACCAAATGTAAGTAGATATTTAGATGTTGTTGTAAGTCCAGGAACAAATTTTGATTTTGTTGTTGATCAAGATGATAATTTTGTAACTTCAATAGTTGTTGATCAAATAAGAGGTAACTATTTAATAGGATATAGTGCAATTGATGTAACAACTGCAAAATGTTATTACAATGAAGTTTTTGGAAGTTCTGAAGATAAGTTTTTTGCTTTAGATGAAGTATTTAATTATATGAATATGCATAAAACAAGTGAAGTAATTCTTACAATAGCTGATAAAAATATAAATCAAAAAGAGATAATAGATTATTTAGAATTAAATTTAAAGAGTTATCATTTAAGAAATTTCAGACCAAAAATATCTTATCAAAATGAGCTATTTAAAAATGTTTTTAACATAGAATCTTTACTTACTCCAATAGAACATTTGGATATGGAAAGAAGTCCATTATCAACTGAATCTTTAGCAATTTTAATAGATTTTGTAATAGCTCACGATAGTGCAATAATTCAAAAATTATCTAATCCAATAAAACTTGATATTAGCAGGTATATTTATCTTGGTAACAATGCATTAGAACAGTTAAATATAATAGATACAACTCATAATTTAAGTTTAATAAAATTAATAAATAACACATCAACAGCTATGGGGAAAAGACTTTTAAAAGAGAGACTTACAAATCCTATAAAAGATGCAAAAGAACTTTTACGAAGATACAATCTTTCAAAAGAACTTTATGATTATCATGCTCCAATAGAGAATGAATTAGCAAATATATATGATATTGAAAGGTTAACTAGAAGAATAAAACTAGTTAGACTTCATCCATTTGAATTGAACTATTTATACGATTCTTTAATAAGTATAAAAGAGATTGTTAAGTTTATGGAAAGTTATAAGTTTGTGACTCCTCCATGTAGCAGTGAGGAGTGTGAAAGTTTTATAAAATCTATAAATA comes from the Aliarcobacter cibarius genome and includes:
- the def gene encoding peptide deformylase produces the protein MIREIITYPNKLLRTKSQDVEKFDEELHTLLDDMYETMIAASGVGLAAIQVAIPKNILIINIPNEEDIQDKNDLIEAINPKITHKDGVQVFTEGCLSVPGFSEDVTRAKHIIVEYYNRFGEKQTMECEDFLAVAWQHEMEHLEGHVFIENLSFTKRQKFEKEWKKKLKEKK
- a CDS encoding 2-isopropylmalate synthase, translated to MDKNKIIVFDTTLRDGEQSPGCSMNTEEKIRVALQLEKLGVDVIEAGFAAASPGDFDAVSQIAKIVKNSRICSLSRAVENDIKQAGLAVSHAPKHRIHTFIATSPIHMKYKLKMSEEEVIKRAIHAVEYARTFVDDVEFSLEDAGRSEISFMKEVMDAVINAGAKTINLPDTVGYRLPTELGAMVKELSAYAGDRAIISVHNHNDLGLATANTLAAVLNGARQIEVTINGLGERAGNSALEEAVMAIKVRKDVFRDLYTSINTPEIYATSRLVATITGVEPQQNKAIVGKNAFSHESGIHQDGVLKHQETYEIMKPSDVGVIKDSTLILGKHSGRAAFKDKIAQLGFDKVSDEQLNSAFERFKVLADKKKDITDDDVRMLITDEALNHDKIYELVGLQISDCSSGMPTAAVSIKFEGEIIKDAGLGDGTMDAIFKTIDRLTGYSGELKDYKVISVSEGKDALAKVTTRVSFDDTTPAFVGHGLSIDTMLATANAYIGALNSYLSQKNRLTKNCGHQV
- a CDS encoding thioredoxin family protein, with the protein product MIELNTKEEILEILEKNKSVLLYFGATNCGVCEVLKPKIEHEVSKNFSKIKQIYINSTKNFELASYFNIFTAPTILVFFEKKEFKRYGRNISLNIFNDEINRLYEMVF
- a CDS encoding heme-binding domain-containing protein, whose translation is MIRALIVVVLIFAAMQFIRPEKVVYKDDISNEIIAPAEIKEIFVRACYDCHSNKIDYPWYSYVAPFSWVVTNHTNEGTRALNFSNWEKYNYVQKNEKLKAIYRTVYSSMPLPAYTLLHKDAELTKQERELIRDWTGVRK